A genome region from Thermococcus gorgonarius includes the following:
- the metG gene encoding methionine--tRNA ligase encodes MVRYMVTSALPYANGPIHAGHLAGAYLPADIFVRYLRLKGEEVLFICGTDEHGTPITFRALKEGRSPREIVDEFHEHIKTTFERAKISFDYFGRTELPVHYRLSQEFFLKALENGHLVKKVSKQAYCEHDKMFLPDRYVIGTCPYCGAENQRGDQCEVCGHPLTPEILINPRCNICGNPITFKDSAHYYIKMQDFQERLKKWVESQEHWKPNVRNTVLGWINEGLEERAITRDLDWGIPVPLDDEDVRGKVLYVWFEAPIGYISITIEHLKREGKENEWKKFWLNLDGQTRVIHFIGKDNIPFHAIFWPAFLMAYGKYKDEEVEAEWNLPYDIPANEYLNLEGKKFSTSRNWAIWVHEFLDVWPADYLRYYLTAIMPETRDSDFNFADFKKKINEELVNNLGNFVHRAMTFVNRYFDGVVPERRELNELDRQAFEEIEKAFEEVGELIMNYRFKDALKRVMELAIFGNRYFDHQKPWKTAKTDRERTATTVNVSLQIVKALGILLEPFLPDASEKIWHLLNIEKSKSWAFNELKAGHRVRKAFPMFRKVTDDEIIYFIVNYIGRGNPESAKLLLEKYYKRDDVFKVILERFGEKRKEEALALLKSIYGEAPEVKGGKAENAKSSGKKEKAKKEGKKMEYVSFDDFAKLDLRVGKIIEVKDHPNADRLYVVKVDLGDEVRQLVAGLKKYYKPEELLNRYVVIIANLEPKKLRGVESQGMLLAADDGENVALLMPDKEVKLGARIR; translated from the coding sequence CTCAAGGGCGAGGAAGTTCTCTTCATCTGCGGAACCGACGAGCATGGAACCCCAATAACCTTCCGCGCGCTGAAGGAGGGCAGGAGCCCAAGGGAGATCGTCGATGAGTTCCACGAACACATAAAGACGACCTTCGAGAGGGCGAAGATAAGCTTCGACTACTTTGGAAGGACTGAACTGCCCGTCCACTACAGACTCAGCCAGGAGTTCTTTCTAAAAGCGCTCGAAAACGGCCACCTCGTGAAGAAGGTCAGCAAGCAGGCCTACTGCGAGCATGACAAGATGTTTTTGCCGGACAGATACGTCATCGGAACCTGCCCCTACTGTGGAGCGGAAAACCAGAGGGGAGACCAGTGTGAGGTCTGCGGCCATCCCCTCACGCCTGAGATACTCATCAACCCGCGCTGCAACATCTGCGGCAATCCGATAACCTTCAAGGACTCCGCCCACTATTACATAAAAATGCAAGATTTCCAGGAGAGACTCAAGAAGTGGGTCGAGAGCCAGGAGCACTGGAAGCCGAACGTTAGAAACACCGTCCTCGGGTGGATAAACGAGGGGCTTGAGGAGAGGGCCATAACGCGCGACCTCGACTGGGGGATCCCAGTTCCACTTGACGACGAGGACGTTAGGGGCAAAGTCCTCTACGTCTGGTTCGAGGCGCCGATAGGCTACATCAGCATCACTATCGAGCACCTGAAGAGGGAAGGAAAGGAGAACGAGTGGAAGAAGTTCTGGCTCAACCTCGATGGGCAGACAAGGGTTATTCACTTCATCGGAAAGGACAACATACCCTTCCACGCGATATTCTGGCCGGCCTTCCTGATGGCCTACGGCAAATACAAGGATGAGGAAGTCGAAGCGGAATGGAACCTCCCCTACGACATCCCGGCAAACGAGTACCTCAACCTCGAGGGCAAGAAGTTCTCGACGAGCAGGAACTGGGCCATATGGGTTCACGAGTTCCTCGACGTCTGGCCGGCAGATTACCTGCGCTACTACCTTACCGCCATAATGCCCGAGACTCGCGATAGTGACTTCAACTTCGCCGACTTCAAGAAGAAGATAAACGAGGAGCTTGTGAACAACCTCGGCAACTTCGTGCACAGGGCGATGACGTTCGTCAACCGCTACTTTGACGGTGTAGTTCCGGAGAGGAGAGAACTCAACGAACTCGACAGGCAGGCCTTCGAGGAGATTGAGAAGGCGTTCGAGGAGGTCGGCGAGCTCATAATGAACTATCGCTTCAAGGACGCGCTGAAGCGCGTTATGGAGCTGGCAATCTTCGGAAACCGCTACTTCGACCACCAGAAGCCCTGGAAGACTGCCAAGACCGACCGCGAGAGGACTGCCACAACCGTAAACGTCTCGCTCCAGATAGTCAAGGCCCTTGGAATCCTCCTCGAGCCGTTCCTGCCAGATGCCAGCGAGAAAATATGGCACCTCCTCAACATTGAGAAGTCCAAGAGCTGGGCCTTCAACGAGCTTAAAGCCGGCCACCGCGTCAGAAAGGCCTTCCCGATGTTCAGAAAGGTGACCGACGATGAAATCATTTACTTCATCGTGAACTACATCGGAAGGGGCAATCCCGAGAGCGCCAAACTGCTCCTCGAGAAGTACTACAAAAGGGACGACGTCTTCAAGGTCATTCTGGAGCGCTTCGGAGAGAAGAGAAAGGAGGAAGCTCTGGCTCTCCTCAAGAGCATCTACGGGGAAGCTCCCGAGGTAAAAGGTGGAAAGGCCGAAAATGCTAAATCCTCCGGAAAGAAGGAGAAGGCAAAAAAGGAGGGTAAAAAGATGGAGTACGTAAGCTTTGACGACTTCGCGAAGCTCGACCTTCGCGTCGGGAAGATAATAGAGGTGAAAGACCACCCCAACGCTGACAGGCTCTACGTGGTAAAGGTCGACCTCGGAGACGAGGTCAGGCAGCTCGTCGCCGGGCTGAAGAAGTACTACAAGCCGGAAGAGCTGCTAAACCGCTACGTCGTCATCATAGCGAACCTCGAGCCCAAGAAGCTCCGCGGCGTTGAGAGCCAGGGAATGCTCCTCGCTGCCGACGATGGAGAAAACGTCGCCCTGCTCATGCCGGACAAGGAAGTTAAACTTGGAGCGAGGATAAGGTAA